The Armatimonadota bacterium genome segment GGTCTGTCCATTCGGTTCTTTCTTGCACCGGCTGGATCGAAGGGCCGGGCGATCCAACAGGAAAGTTCTGTGTCAAACGTCGCCATAAAGATGTTCCACCCAAATCCGAAGACGCTGCTCAGCGTCATGCCGTCTTCGACAGATTGACGAAATGGCCAATGCAGGACGCCGTCGGCGAACAGCGCGACGATGTTGGTCTTCTTGCGTTCGGCGGCTTGCAGAATCGGCCAGGACACCAGGCTCGTCAGCGGCTCGTTGTTCGGCAGGTCGTCGATGACTTGGGCCAGCAGGCGCGGAAGCTCCTTGCGCGTCATCACACGCGGATTCCGGCGACCAGCGAAAACCCACCCTCTTGGCACAAAGTAGTTCCACGCCTCCTTCATGTCCTTGCCGATCTCCAACGGCTCGTCCAAACCTCGATAAAAATCGGGCCACTCGTTTTCGCTGCTGACGATACCGCTCCCGCCGCTAAAATCCGAGCTCAAGCTCCGAATGCCAGCACGAAAACTGATCGAAATCCCCAGCGAATCGGGCTTTCGGTTGAACTCGAGCTCGATCTTGTGGACTAGGGAACCGGGGTAGTTTAAGCCGAAGCTGTTTTCATCCGTCAGCCCCGATACTTGCTGCGCCCGGTACCACACCTCGCGGTCTTGCCTGAACGCTTTCGCGGCGTCCATCCACGCAGGCGGAAACGGCCGCTCCTCCAATCGCGGATCGTCCGAATAGATTGTCGAACCGAGCGGCAGGCTCATCAGGTCGTCGACGGTGAGCGTCGCTTCGACCCTGTCTTCAAAGCGCCTCAACGGACTCTCATTATAGGTGTAGCCGCCAAAGGGCTTGGGAGAAGTCTGGTTTCGCATCTCCTCGATTACCTCTACCAAGACCAATGGTTTCCGGTCTCTATTCCTCTTGATCGCCCCATCGATTCTGAGCTGGAGCGATCTCTTTAGCTCCTCGTTGATCGCGTTCTCCTCGGCGAGCTCTTGTGCTCTTGTGCGAGTGAGATACAGGACGTCACCCTTTCTCGACCAAGTCGCGTTGAGGGTCTTGGCGATCGCGGCCTTCGCGTCCTCGATCGGCATTTCGTCGAACCGTACGAGGAAGTAGTCCTTGTTGACGCCGCCGCTAGGCTTGATCGTCTCGCCGATCTGCTTTCCGAACGCCTCCAGCACGATAGAAGAGTGCGCGCAGGGGTGGGTGAACGTGACCGTTTGCCATTGAGTGGCGGCTGCGACCAAGGCTATAGCGGCAATCATCGTCCACCCCACGCCTTTTCGATCGCCGCCAAAACCGCAGCCCGCGCCGACGCAGGAAGTTTGTCGACCGAACCGAGTTCGTCGAGGAACGGAATGCGCTCAAATTTGGCCTTCATCTCATACGAGCCGACGTTTGGAACGATCAACTCGACCATAAGCGTTTCCGTTGGACCCACGGCGACGCTATTGACGTCATATTTAGCTGGTACGCCTAGTTCGGCGCCGACGAACGCGCGCGCGTAGGTTTCTAAGTTCAATTGAACGCCCGTCTTGTCATAGCCCACCCAAAGCTCTGTGTCCTCCAAGACCTGGACACGCATCGTCGTGCCATTCGGCAGCCTTTGGCGCAGGAGATTCGAAACACGACGCCCGAAACGAGCCTCGACATCATACGGCTCTAGCCCTGGCGGAAGCATGCGCTGTCCCTGCCAATCGCCGCGCGCAAGCGCCGGCCAAACTCCCGGCTGCCAGTAAGCAAGCGGAATTTCGACTCCGCCGCGGGTAGCCTGTAGCCGCTGCGTAGGCGTCAGACTCGCATAGATTTCTGTAGCCACAAGCCCCTCAGTCTTGTTGCTGAACCACGTTTGCGTGTTCTGCAGTTGGAAAACGCTGGTAGCGAGGATGGACTCCCAGCCGGGAGTGAGGGTCTCCGCGCCCGCGCGCATGATGAAATTGACGGCGTCATCCAGTCCAGTCCAGCCATCGGCCCACGTTGACCTAAGGAGCGCACCGAATACATCCCGGTCCATCCGGTTTTTCCGGGCGCCAGCCGGGTCGCGGGGGCGAGCCATCCAGCAGGAGAGATCTTCGTCGTACTGGGCAAAGAAACTCGTGTTCCCGTTGACGAAGAAAGCTCGCAACGGCACTCCTTTCTCTATCGAAAGATCGAACGGTCTTTGCAACATAACGTCGGCGAACAGCGCGACGATGTTGGTCTCTCTGTACTCGGCTGCTTCCAAGATCGGCCAAGACACGAGGGTCGTCAAGGGCTCGTTGTTCGGCAGGTCATTGATGACTTGCGCGAGCAGCCGTGGAATGCTCGAGCGGATCCGCACGCGCTGATCCGATTCTCGACTCGAATGCGTCCACCTTGGCTTAGCGTAATTCCACGCTTCTGAAATCTCCTTGCTGACCTCGACCGGCTGTCGCAAATTGCGATAGAAGTCGCTCCATTCGTTCTGGCTGATCGTCAAGCCACTCGCTCTGGACAGCAAGGACTCCATATTCAAACCCCGGCCTTCGAGTTTGACCATGATTGTCAGCGTGTTCGAAGTTCGCTCGAACTCTAGTTCGAATTTGCTTACGACGGATGCGAACCACCTGCCCAAGTTTCTTCTATCTTCACCCGAAATGGCGATCGGAATCGCTTGCTGCCAAACGTCTCGTTCATCCCGAAAAGTTTGGACCGCTTTAGCCCAATTCGAAGGGATCGGCCGGTCGCCAGACTGTTTGTCTTCCGAAAAGTACGTCGTGCCAAGTGGCAGGCTCATCAAGTCCTCCACGGTGAACGTCGCTGCGATCTTGTCTTGAAGGCGCCTCTGAGGATTCTCTTCATTTAGTTCGCTGCTCCAGCTTCCGTCGGATGGTAGGTCGCGCAGCAGCTCAAGCACGTCGTTCAAGACCAGCGGCTTTCTGGCCTCGTTCCTTTTGAATGCCTGGTCGATGTTGCGCTGAATGGACAGCCGGAGTTGTGCGTCGATCGCGTTTTCCTCAGCGAGCTCTTGGGCTCTTGTGCGAGTGAGATACAGGACGTCGCCCTTCGTCGACCAAGTCGCGTTGAGGGTCTTGGCTATCGCGGCCTTGGCGTCCTCGATCGGCATTTCGTCGAAGCGGATGAGGAAGTAGTCCTTGTTGACGCTGCCGCTAGGCTTGATCGTCTCGCCGATCTGCTTCCCGAACGCCTCCAGCACAATCGAAGAGTGCGCGCACGGGTGGGTGAACGTGACGGTTTGCGGTTGAGCAGCAACCGCAGCAAAGATCAATGCCAGCATTCTCTGACTCCTTGACGCTTATTATAACGGTTTTGGCACCGACCAAAGATTGATGTGCGCCTCCAAGCGCGCGGATCGACCAACAAGAAAACCCATATCAGGGACTGTAGAAGAATCTGGGATCAGGTTTGGTCAGCCAGTAATTGACGATCGTCCCGCGATCCAATTCGTTACCGCTCCGTGCTTGGAACTGCACGTATTCATCGCCATAGAAGATAGATTCTATGAACCCGTCGTCTCTACCGTTTGTCCAGCGAGAATAAATGACGAAACCCGTTCCTGTCTTTCTATACAAGGCATCTCTGCCGCTGCCGTACGGGTCGATCAAAGCCAAGTCTTGCGGGAGTTCGTCTGGCAAGTCGGCGTACTTTGGATATCGACCCAACATGTCAATCGCCGCCTCGCTGCTGCGGCGCTCAAAGCCGAAACTAATCGCCCAGCCAACAATGGTGTCCTGACTCCCCAACAGCACTGTGGCAAGTTCATACGACAGATCGTTAATCTCATCGAGCTCGATAAAGTGCCGTCGAAGTTCCTCAGTTCCTGATCCATCTACCGGTGAGAGAAGTCGGGCCAAGCGCTCAGCCTCAACGACGGATTCGTAATAGCGCGCTTCGAGCGCATCTGCTGTGCGGTTTCCAGTGCGGCGCATTTTGACTTCTTCATCGGAGAATAGACTCGCCCAGAGTTCCTTCATACGGTCAAAGCGAGTCGGAAGGTCATCCACGGATGAATATCCGTAAGCGCCCTGCTCAAGCCAGGGTCCGATCTGGTACGGGTTTAACGTGTGCAGTGCTTCAAGCAGTCGAGCAAGTGTACGGCTGTCGCCCGCGACAACTTCTGCGAGAGACGGAGTTGGCGGCAATTTCTGCACTAGAGCTCGGGCAACGCTCATCACCCTTGCATTCGATCTATTCTTGATCGATGCTGTCACTAGTGCTTCCCAGACGATGGACCGGTTGATCATGCCAGAAAAGTATGTTGAGGTGTCTTGCTCCTGCTCGGCAACGGCAATGACATCGAATGCTAGCATCGTATACCGCTCCAGCGACTTTACGTCGCCATCATCGGCTGCGCCAATTATTGCGACAGTCATCGCCTGGATGACCCGCCTGGCATCTATCGTTGACTCAACTGTCCAGTCGCCCCAGTCCCCTATGAAAATATGGTGCAAAGCAAGCGGTGCAATCCTTTCTTCCAGAGCGCGGAACCACTCCTCTTCTTCCCGAAAGACCTCGGCGGGGGTCGACGTCGGCGTCGTGTCCCTATCTGAAAACGCGGCGACGCTCGCCGGGATCGACTCCTTTAGCTCCCGCCAACCCTCGCGGTCGTCGCGGTACTCGGTGCCGTTCGCTTCGCGGAACTCTTCCCACGTCAGCGTTCCGAACGCGTCTCTCGCATCTTCCCTGGCCTGCTCGAGTCCGCGAGCAGCTTTCACATAACGCGGATCCTCGCGCAACCCAAGAAACAGCAGCGCTGCGACCGCCGCAACGAACAGCCCGACGCCGAGTAGAATCCACCTTCTCCGCCTCTTGACCATTGACGTCAATTATAGCTTGGGCCGAATCCTCAACGGCTGTAGATGTCCTTCATCGCCGACGCCAAGTCCGGGAACGAGAACTCGAACCCTTCCTTCTTCAATCGCCGCGAGACGCAGTACCGGCCGAACAGCGCAAGTTCTGGATCGGTGCGCATGAGGAGCGGGGCGGCGAGTCGGATCATCCAGCTTGCGGCAGGCAGACCGAACGGAACGCGCAGGGCTCGTCTGAACTCTCGCATGAACTCCGCGTTCGAGACCGGGTTTGGCGCGGAGGCTACATACACGCCACTCATGCTTTCGTCAGCGATCGCGCGGGCGAACAGTCGGCTCATGTCGTGCTCATGGATCCAACTCATGCCCTGTCGTCCGTGCCCAGCTTTTCCGCCGAAACCCCAGCGGACCGGTTTCGCAAGACGCGGAAGAGCGCCGCCGCGCCCGAGAACAAAGCTGGTGCGAAGAATCACCTGGCGCATCCCGGGGAGAACGGAACCCGCGTACGCCTCCTCCCACGCCCTGCCGACGATCGGCGCTAGGCCGAAACCGGTCGGCGAGTCCTCGTCGCAAACCACCGACGGGGGGTCGCCGTAAATGTGCGCCGTCGACATCTGCACCCACACCGGCGGCGGGTTCTGCACTCGCCGCACGGCCTCGCCGAGAACGAGAGTCGCCTCGACGCGCGAGCGCAGGATCTCGTCGCAGTGGTCGGGGGTCTTGATGCAATCGACGGTGCGCCCGACGAGATTGACCAACGCGGATGCGCCGTCAAGATGATCCGCCCAGTCGCCGAGAGTGCGGGCATCCCACGTGACGTGCGACCACGGGCCTTTCTCAGCCGGAGCGTTGCGCGAGATCAGAACAACTTCGCAGTCGGCCAGGTGACGCGCAAGGTTCAAGCCAAGAAACCCCGTGCCCCCGGCTATCACAATCCGCCCGCTCGGTTTCGCGCTGTCGGTCATGCGATCGCGTGATTATCTTTTACCCCTTCCGTTCGATTACCGCTCGGGCGCGTGGCTCTCTGGCAAGAAGCGACGCCACTCGTCCGACTCCGCCATCTGCTTCAGCTCTTCGTTCCGGCGAACGAGAAACCCCTTCATGTAGTTTGTGAGAAACACCTTCTCGGCGATTCGTCCGAGGAATCCCAGGGGGGCTTGAAACTCAAACTCGTCTTTCATCACCGTCGCGTCGCCATCAACTTGGAAGCTGTGCCGGTGCCTCATAGACTTGAACGCCCCTTTGATCAGCCGATCTTCGAAGGAGTGCGGTCGGTCGAATGCCGTCATCTTCACCGTCAGGAGTTGCTTCACGCCGAAGTGCTTCGCTTCCCAAGTCACGGTCTCATCCAGTTCGAACAGCCCCGACGTCCGCCCGGCGACAGCCCGCTCCTTTGTGTTCTTGGTGCTGCTGGCGTGCGCGTCGATGCTCCGGGCCAGGTCGAAGACCCGTTCAACCGGCGCGTTGATCCTTGTTTCGACTTCGATGAGTGCCATCTTCTCTCAGCTTCCCTGCCTTTATACTGGCATAGATCAACGCAAACGAATCACGGCAACGGACAAGCCGGTCAGATCTACTCATTTTTGACTAGGGGAATCTACCGGAACCTCCTCTGCGCCGACGACCGTGTTGCTTAAGTACTCGATCCTCTTCTTGCCGAAGAGCGGGAACAGAGTGCCGAACGTTGAGCCGGGTATCCATTTGCCATCTTCCAGTCTGCTTTCGACTACGCTCTTGACCGCGTGCTTTCCACGGTATGTTGTCTGTATTCGCATTCGGGGCGAGAGCAGCCAGACCACGTATTTGGCGACGTCGTCCGGCTCGGAGAAATGGTCGTGCCAGTGGCCTGCCTCAATCGTTGCCCCGTGTCCTTCATCTCGGACGACAATGTCAAACCCGTCCGGTGAACCCTTTACCGACAGTCTGCCGTCTCCTTGTTCATACTCGACGTCCGGAAACTCCCCAAGACGCGCAACCGTCGCCGCGATCGCCTGTTTGCCAATCGTGTCGTCGAGTTGGGTCGCCATGTGGCTCCCTTTTACCTGTTCCAAAGTGTGCCACGGTCAGGCCGGAGAGGGTTTGTCCGTGCGTGTGCTGCTTGACTTGGAGTTGGGTGGCTTCACCCTTTAGGGTGGTGAGCATTGGGAGAAGTTTACACGCCCCCTCCCTAACCCTCCCCCAAGGGAGAGGGATTCGCTGTTGCCTCCAGACCACCTACAGGCGATATACTGGCATTCAAGATGGGGTCGGCGTTTGATAGGGCATTAGAGCGTCTCGAGAAGTACTACGACGTCATTGGCGACTTTGAGTTTGGTCTGCGGTTCGTTGGCAACTTGCAGCCGAACCAGTGCGACATCGAGGCCGTCTCGGACCTCATCGGAATCCACGGCGCGGCCACTGACGTTTGGGTCGAGGAAGGCGTGACGCGAGTGGTCGTCTTCGCCCATACGAGAGAGGCGATCGTCGACGATCTGCGCAGAACGCTAAAGGAGCTTGAACTGCCGTTCGATCTGGAGCTGCATGAAGTCGGGGAGGACGGACACGGGCCAGCGTTTTGCTGGCGTATCCCCCCGTCTCGCTGAGCCACTCCATGGGCGATGGGTGACGTGCACAAGCGTCATCCTGAGCCAGCCTGTCCTGAGCTTGACGAAGGAAAGCGTGCCACGGTCCAGCCCGACAGGGTTTGTCCGTACGCGCGCTACTTGGTTTGGAAATGGGTTGCTCCACCCTTTAGGGTGGTGAGAAATGGGAAGTCACACCATGCTAAAGCATGGAGCCACTCGCCGCAGTTCACGGGTTGATTGAACATGGGCGGTGGAGCAGAACACTCATATGCGGGCATGAAGAAGCTACTTGTCTTGTGGTTCGCAGTAATGGCGGTCAATCTGTTGCTGTACGCGTGGTTCGTTTGGCCGACTCCGTGGGAGTACGGCTACGTGCAGAAGGAGAGCATGCTCATGGGGAAGGACGGCAAATACCCGTGGGTGACTTTTCCGGCTCGCACGAACCGGCTGACGGGCGAAAAACAGATCCAGCATTCCGATGGTGAATGGGATCCAGACTTCGTGTGGTAGCCGGACGCAAGCCGAATTGAAACCGTCTAGAACCTCATCGAAATCCACGCCGCGGTCACTGTGGTCCTTGCCGTCATTTGCGTGCAGTCTATTTGCGGCGAAACCGGAACGAGAACACCTTCAGGCGGTCGGGATCAATGCCTTGCTCTTTTGCCCAAGCCGTAGAACAGAGCAACTCCTTCTGTCTCTTTTGCTGCCACGGAAAAAGAGCCAAGCTGACGAGGATTACAGCACATGGAACAAGAGCGAACGCAATCGAGCCCCCGTAGTCCGCAATTATCATGTACGCACCAGCGACCGTGATTCCTATCGGAATAGCAATCCGCTTGGCAATCATGCGGCCGAAGTCTCTCGATCGCTCGACAAACATGTCCAACTCGTCGTCCGTCAGGTGCGCACAAATCTCGCGCAATTCACGGGACTGGAACGGTGACCAAGTTTTCCAACTCTTGTTCATGATGAAAGTTACGACGTCGTCTCCATTATATCGCGGGCTCGGTGACCCGCTCGCTGACTCTCCCCTCACTCCCCTGGTCTACTCTCCGAGTCAGACCGGGCCACCCGTCATGCTAAAGCATGGAGCCGCCCGCCGCCCCTCAGGAGCGTTGGGCTACCCCGAGAGAGTTTTTCTGCACCCCTTTCGAACACCGGTGAACCCCGAGCGAGTTGTTCTTCGTCCCCTAGGAGCCCCGGAGCCCCGGGAGGGTCTATCTGCACCCGAAATGACCGTCTCCAACCTCGCTTTTAGGTTCAAACCGCTCTCCTACCCGGTGTCGTAGGCGCAGCCCACTGCTGTCCGACACGGGCATCCCAACAACAATGCCACCCGACATCCCGGCCCTTTCCCTACGCCCGGCCACTCGTCTGGCCATACTATTACAGCAGGCATGGCCAAGCTCCCTGAGGATCCGTTACGTGTAGTCGATGCGATTGCTGTCTCTATTCGAAGGGATGGCGATGATCGACTCTTGTCCATACTCGATGTTTGCGAGCCTGAATACGACTATCTCAATGAAGATTGGGGGATTAGTTACTATAACCTCATCTTGAATCTTCCATTTGAGACCTTCGCTACAGTCGAGTCAGACCAAGTATCCATCGAAAAGCGCTTCACTGAGTTGGCATCAAGAGCAACTAGCACGTGTACGGACAGCCGTGTTTCCAACGTCATTCTTGGTGCAAACCTAGATGCTCCATCGGACTGGAGAAGTGGTGCCAAGCCAACACTCGCATCGGTCAGCGATGCAGATCGAATCTGGAAGCCAGGTTGGTTTCGCCTGTTCGTGAGTCATGAGTCAGGAATTAAAGCACAGGTCGCCGAATTCAAAACAGTCCTTGCAAAGAGGCACATTGATGCGTTCATAGCGCATGAGGACATCGAACCTACGTTGGAGTGGCAGGAAGAAATCTCTCTCTCACTCGCAAGCTGCCATGCAGTAGTTGCCGTAATCTCTCCTGCCTTTCACTCGTCGTTTTGGTGTCAGCAAGAAGTTGGGTGGGGGCTCGGGAGAGGCGTATTAGTCTTACCGATCAAACTTCCAAACGATCCAAAAGGCTTCATCGCATCGGTGCAAGCAATAAACGGGGGGACATCCGAGCTCTTGGAAACTAGGGAACAATTGGTAGACACGCTCGCGATTAACGAGCGCACTCGTCGGCAAATGCACGAACCTCTAATTCAAACACTTGAAAGAGCGCAAACTACTCGTGCAGGAAATATCATCGCGGACTCGCTAGAGCGCACACAAAGCTTGTCCGAAGAACACGCAAAGCGCATTGTTGCCGCTTCAAATCAGAATCGTTTTATCGTCTCAGATTCTGAACTCGTTACTCGCCTTCAGGCCGTTGCGGCACGATACGAAGCCAAAAGCAGCACGCCGACAGTCGAATCTGACGAGTACGACCCCTTTGCGGACGACTAGGCGAGTGGCCCATCGTTAGTCAGACCACCCGGCGGCTCGGCGGCACACCCATCCAAACAACAGTGCCACCCGTTAGCCTGTCCACCCGCCCGGTGCCAGGAATCGTCTGCCCTAGCCAATCCTACTACTCGGGTAACGTCTTGTGCAGACCAATGGCAATGGGTGGGAAAAAGCGCCGGCAAGCTCCCAGTGGCGCGGTACAGCGTGAGGATCCCGGGACGCACGTGATCGTGCCCGACACGAGCGTGCTATTCGACCATGATAAGAACGTGCCCGTAGACCAAGTGTTTGACGAGACTTGGGAGGCGTACAAGAGCGACTTTCAACTGGAGCTTGTCGTTCCTAAGACAGTTCGAGGCGAACTTATACACCAGCACGCGAAAGTCAATTGCGGTCTGCTCATGAAGGCGAACGATAGCTTTGAGAAAATAGAGCGCAACACAGGTAAGAGGTATAGCCATCGCGCGACAGCGTCGACCCTGGAGACGTTGGCACAGCAGAAGATTGATCGCTGGATAGATCTAAAAGGG includes the following:
- a CDS encoding DUF1731 domain-containing protein, which codes for MTDSAKPSGRIVIAGGTGFLGLNLARHLADCEVVLISRNAPAEKGPWSHVTWDARTLGDWADHLDGASALVNLVGRTVDCIKTPDHCDEILRSRVEATLVLGEAVRRVQNPPPVWVQMSTAHIYGDPPSVVCDEDSPTGFGLAPIVGRAWEEAYAGSVLPGMRQVILRTSFVLGRGGALPRLAKPVRWGFGGKAGHGRQGMSWIHEHDMSRLFARAIADESMSGVYVASAPNPVSNAEFMREFRRALRVPFGLPAASWMIRLAAPLLMRTDPELALFGRYCVSRRLKKEGFEFSFPDLASAMKDIYSR
- a CDS encoding toll/interleukin-1 receptor domain-containing protein; its protein translation is MAKLPEDPLRVVDAIAVSIRRDGDDRLLSILDVCEPEYDYLNEDWGISYYNLILNLPFETFATVESDQVSIEKRFTELASRATSTCTDSRVSNVILGANLDAPSDWRSGAKPTLASVSDADRIWKPGWFRLFVSHESGIKAQVAEFKTVLAKRHIDAFIAHEDIEPTLEWQEEISLSLASCHAVVAVISPAFHSSFWCQQEVGWGLGRGVLVLPIKLPNDPKGFIASVQAINGGTSELLETREQLVDTLAINERTRRQMHEPLIQTLERAQTTRAGNIIADSLERTQSLSEEHAKRIVAASNQNRFIVSDSELVTRLQAVAARYEAKSSTPTVESDEYDPFADD
- a CDS encoding SRPBCC family protein, whose protein sequence is MALIEVETRINAPVERVFDLARSIDAHASSTKNTKERAVAGRTSGLFELDETVTWEAKHFGVKQLLTVKMTAFDRPHSFEDRLIKGAFKSMRHRHSFQVDGDATVMKDEFEFQAPLGFLGRIAEKVFLTNYMKGFLVRRNEELKQMAESDEWRRFLPESHAPER